One genomic window of Panicum hallii strain FIL2 chromosome 6, PHallii_v3.1, whole genome shotgun sequence includes the following:
- the LOC112897834 gene encoding alpha-L-fucosidase 2-like — protein sequence MECSGSDGGEWVWVRLPTQAEAAEQQKSPSAAATEVEDEERALKVVFASPAEYFTDAAPIGNGSLGGMVWGGVATEKLQLNHDTLWTGAPGNYTDSEAPAALAVVRELVNQGRFADATEAATHLFGGQSEVYQPLGDINLEFGASNQAYDSYKRELDLHTATVLTTYNIGEVRYMREHFCSNPHQVIVTMISANIPGQVSCTMSLSSQLKNNVTVTNANELVMEGICPSQRPSLRKGNSNDVTGIKFAAVLGLQIGGNTAKATVVNDQQLRLDNADWVVLVVAASSSFNGPFVNPADSALDPTSIALNTLNLTRNLTYDQLKAAHLDDYQHLFYRLTIQLSRGLKDTHSLLTEKERPNEEVGVEIRTSADRVKSFSIDEDPSLVELLFQYGRYLFISCSRPGTQVSNLQGIWNQDVDPAWDAAPHLNINLQMNYWPALPCNLSECQEPLFDFLASLAVNGSKTAKVNYQSSGWVTHHVTDIWAKSSAFLKNPKHAVWPMGGAWLCTHLWEHYQFSLDKDFLENKAYPLLEGCATFLVDWLIEGQGGYLETNPSTSPEHAFLTPDGQPASVSYSTTMDILIIREVFSAVLLSAEVLGKSDTDLVKNIKKALPRLPPIQIARDRTIMEWALDFQDPEVHHRHLSHLFGIYPGHTITLEKNADVCEAAANSLYKRGEDGPGWSTTWKMALWARLFNSENAYRMVLKLITLVPPGEKVDFEGGLYNNLWTAHPPFQIDANFGFTAAIAEMLLQSTQNDLYLLPALPRDKWPRGCVKGLRARGDVTVNICWDEGELQEALLWSNHGNSVTRLHYGGLVTAIAVCSSTVYKFNRGLECLEAWPLGK from the exons ATGACACCCTATGGACCGGTGCACCAGGGAACTATACTGACTCGGAGGCGCCGGCTGCTCTCGCGGTGGTGAGGGAACTTGTCAACCAAGGGCGATTCGCTGATGCCACTGAGGCGGCCACGCACCTCTTCGGCGGCCAATCAGAA GTCTACCAACCTCTCGGTGACATAAATCTGGAGTTTGGTGCTTCCAATCAGGCTTATGATTCCTACAAAAGGGAGTTAGATTTACATACCGCTACTGTGCTTACCACCTACAACATCGGAGAGGTGCGGTACATGAGGGAGCACTTCTGCTCAAATCCGCATCAAGTCATCGTTACCATGATCTCTGCAAACATACCGGGACAGGTCTCCTGCACAATGTCTTTGAGCAGCCAGTTAAAAAATAATGTCACTGTGACCAATGCTAATGAGTTGGTCATGGAAGGTATCTGTCCAAGTCAGAGGCCTAGTCTGAGAAAAGGTAACTCTAATGATGTAACTGGAATTAAGTTTGCAGCCGTTCTTGGATTGCAGATTGGTGGGAACACTGCAAAAGCGACAGTTGTGAATGATCAGCAATTGAGGCTTGACAACGCAGATTGGGTTGTCTTAGTTGTTGCAGCTTCTTCGTCCTTTAACGGTCCATTTGTGAATCCGGCTGACTCTGCATTAGATCCCACATCAATAGCTCTAAATACATTGAACCTCACTAGGAACTTAACATATGACCAGCTCAAAGCTGCCCATTTGGATGATTATCAGCACCTCTTTTACCGTCTTACCATACAGCTTTCACGAGGATTGAAGGACACACATAGTTTGCTAACTGAAAAGGAGAGACCTAATGAAGAAGTTGGTGTAGAAATCAGAACATCAGCAGACAGGGTCAAGAGTTTTAGCATTGATGAGGATCCTTCTCTGGTTGAGCTGTTGTTCCAATATGGGCGATACCTTTTCATTTCATGCTCCAGGCCAGGGACCCAGGTTTCCAATCTGCAAGGAATATGGAACCAAGATGTTGATCCTGCATGGGA TGCAGCTCCTCATCTTAACATCAATCTTCAGATGAATTACTGGCCAGCGCTGCCTTGCAACCTTAGTGAATGCCAGGAACCATTATTTGACTTCCTTGCATCTCTTGCAGTTAATGGTAGCAAGACAGCAAAA GTCAATTACCAGTCAAGTGGGTGGGTAACGCATCATGTCACAGATATATGGGCAAAGTCTTCGGCCTTCCTTAAGAATCCGAAGCATGCAGTGTGGCCAATGGGAGGTGCATGGTTATGCACACATCTGTGGGAGCACTACCAGTTTTCACTGGATAAA GACTTTTTGGAGAATAAGGCATATCCATTGCTGGAAGGTTGCGCCACCTTTCTGGTTGACTGGTTGATTGAAGGACAAGGAGGTTATCTTGAAACAAATCCCTCAACATCTCCAGAGCATGCTTTTCTAACTCCAGATGGTCAGCCAGCAAGTGTGAGCTACTCAACAacaatggacatcttgatcatTAGGGAGGTTTTCTCGGCTGTCCTTCTATCTGCAGAG GTCTTAGGGAAATCTGATACTGATTTGGTGAAGAACATCAAGAAAGCACTCCCAAGGCTCCCTCCCATACAGATTGCAAGAGATCGTACTATCATGGAGTGG GCTCTAGATTTCCAGGATCCAGAAGTCCATCATAGGCACTTGTCACATCTCTTTGGAATTTACCCTGGACATACTATAACCTTGGAGAAAAACGCTGATGTTTGTGAAGCTGCAGCGAATAGCCTTTATAAAAGAG GTGAAGATGGTCCAGGATGGTCGACAACATGGAAGATGGCCCTATGGGCACGCCTTTTCAACAGTGAGAACGCATACAGAATGGTCCTAAAATTGATCACTTTGGTTCCTCCTGGTGAAAAGGTTGACTTCGAAGGAGGACTGTACAACAATCTGTGGACAGCACACCCACCATTCCAGATCGATGCAAATTTTGG ATTCACAGCTGCTATTGCTGAGATGCTGCTTCAGAGCACACAGAATGATCTGTACCTGCTCCCTGCCCTGCCACGCGATAAGTGGCCCAGAGGCTGTGTCAAGGGGCTCAGGGCTCGGGGTGATGTGACTGTCAACATATGCTGGGATGAAGGGGAGCTTCAGGAAGCATTATTATGGTCAAACCATGGAAATTCAGTCACAAGGCTGCACTATGGTGGACTGGTTACTGCCATCGCAGTTTGCAGCAGCACTGTTTACAAGTTCAACAGAGGATTGGAGTGCTTAGAGGCTTGGCCCCTTGGCAAGTAA